One stretch of Arachis duranensis cultivar V14167 chromosome 1, aradu.V14167.gnm2.J7QH, whole genome shotgun sequence DNA includes these proteins:
- the LOC127744940 gene encoding pentatricopeptide repeat-containing protein At5g06540-like, with protein sequence MCSIPPWLRLLQGTINRSTRELKRIHAHAITNGLARFSYVSSRLLAFYFRHHQRNRRDMRCLEAFFIHMPIHTVFDFNVMITAFSRDSQFYNCFMLFKRMLATGVRPNSHTFTMFVKSCRGSLSLLQQAHAQVVKLGSVDYDAFVVSSLIGVYCDHGEVGAARQVFDESSNKNVVCWTGLVTGYCNNGLVEEARLLFDEMPQRNEVSYSAMVSGYVRNGCFNEGIQVFHELKCCGNVINLNGSLLVSVLNACAAVGAFEEGKWIHSYIEENGLEYELELGTALIDFYTKCGWVEEAETVFDSMPSKDVATWSAMILGLAINGKNYMALELFDKMEKVGPKPNAVTFVGVLTSCNHKDLLTKAWWFFEQMSRKYGILPSIEHYGCMVDVLARGGRIKDALALVARMPIEPDGAIWGSLLNGCMMHCHVELAHRVGKYLIELEPQRSGYYILLANMYASTGKWEGVSEMRRLMKKRGVSTISAWSFIEIDQSIHKFVADDKCCTYSEEIYGVLNHLSKGFEDFSRSKDAFYLFEVI encoded by the coding sequence ATGTGCTCAATTCCACCATGGCTTCGTCTCTTGCAAGGAACCATAAATCGAAGCACGAGAGAGTTAAAGCGAATCCACGCCCACGCCATCACCAATGGCCTTGCAAGATTCTCCTACGTCTCCAGCAGACTCTTGGCCTTCTATTTCCGACACCACCAGCGCAACCGCCGCGATATGCGCTGTTTAGAGGCCTTTTTCATTCACATGCCAATTCACACTGTGTTTGACTTCAATGTCATGATAACAGCTTTTTCAAGAGATTCACAGTTTTACAACTGTTTTATGCTTTTCAAACGAATGCTAGCCACTGGTGTTAGGCCTAACTCTCACACCTTCACCATGTTCGTCAAGTCTTGCCGTGGATCTTTGTCTCTCCTCCAACAAGCCCATGCCCAAGTGGTGAAGTTGGGGAGTGTGGATTATGACGCTTTTGTAGTGAGTTCTTTGATTGGTGTTTATTGTGATCATGGAGAAGTTGGTGCTGCACGGCAGGTGTTCGATGAAAGTTCCAACAAGAATGTGGTGTGTTGGACTGGTCTTGTTACTGGTTATTGTAATAATGGTTTAGTTGAGGAAGCAAGGCTGTTGTTTGATGAGATGCCGCAAAGGAATGAGGTATCCTACAGCGCCATGGTGTCTGGGTATGTGAGGAATGGTTGTTTCAATGAGGGCATTCAAGTTTTCCATGAGCTCAAGTGTTGTGGAAATGTTATTAATTTGAATGGCTCTCTTCTGGTGAGTGTGCTCAATGCATGTGCTGCTGTGGGTGCATTTGAAGAAGGCAAATGGATTCACAGTTACATTGAAGAAAATGGTTTGGAGTATGAACTCGAACTGGGGACTGCATTGATTGATTTCTACACCAAGTGTGGGTGGGTGGAAGAGGCAGAGACAGTGTTTGATAGTATGCCTAGTAAGGATGTTGCCACTTGGAGTGCTATGATCTTGGGTTTGGCTATTAATGGAAAGAATTATATGGCTCTTGAGCTTTTCGATAAGATGGAGAAGGTTGGACCCAAACCCAATGCAGTTACTTTTGTTGGTGTTCTAACTTCCTGCAATCACAAGGACTTGTTGACTAAAGCGTGGTGGTTTTTTGAACAAATGAGTAGAAAATATGGCATCCTACCATCCATTGAACACTATGGATGCATGGTTGATGTTTTGGCGCGAGGCGGGCGAATCAAAGATGCTTTAGCGTTAGTTGCTAGGATGCCAATAGAACCGGATGGAGCCATATGGGGGTCTTTGCTCAACGGATGCATGATGCATTGTCATGTTGAACTGGCACATAGAGTTGGGAAGTATTTGATAGAATTGGAGCCTCAACGTAGTGGATATTACATCCTTCTAGCAAACATGTATGCAAGTACGGGCAAATGGGAAGGCGTCTCCGAGATGAGAAGACTTATGAAAAAAAGGGGAGTGTCAACCATTTCTGCTTGGAGTTTCATAGAAATTGACCAGTCCATCCACAAATTTGTTGCTGATGATAAGTGTTGTACATATTCAGAAGAAATTTACGGAGTTTTAAACCACTTGAGTAAGGGATTCGAGGATTTCTCCAGATCAAAAGATGCATTCTATTTATTTGAAGTaatataa